Proteins encoded in a region of the Mucilaginibacter sabulilitoris genome:
- a CDS encoding putative DNA modification/repair radical SAM protein, translating to MNVERITEKLNILADAAKYDVSCASSGSKRKNENKGLGNASNGICHSYTEDGRCVSLLKILLTNHCIFDCAYCVSRKNNDIKRAAFTVQEVVDLTINFYRRNYIEGLFLSSGIFKNADYTMERLVRVAKKLRHEHNFNGYIHLKSIPGASDELMREAGLYADRLSVNLEMPTEAGLKLLAPDKNHQDMIDPMNFLKNEIIQRTEEKKLFKKAPMFAPAGQSTQVIIGATPENDQQILQSANYFYKNFNLKRVYYSGYVPVLKDKRLPALNTSVPMVRENRLYQADWLMRFYGFHVNEIVDNDQPLLDLDIDPKLGWAIRNMQVFPIDINKADLQMILRVPGIGLQSAQKIVSARKFAKLGWEQLKRIGVAINRARYFITCKNKEFERRDLTGQNIKQFILAESQSKYIKNTQTQLNLF from the coding sequence ATGAATGTAGAGAGGATAACCGAGAAGTTGAATATTTTGGCTGATGCCGCTAAGTATGATGTATCATGTGCATCAAGCGGAAGTAAGCGTAAGAATGAAAATAAGGGTTTGGGTAATGCCAGCAACGGCATTTGTCATAGCTATACCGAAGATGGGCGTTGCGTTTCTTTATTAAAAATCCTGCTCACTAATCATTGTATTTTTGATTGTGCATACTGCGTATCACGTAAAAATAATGATATTAAGCGCGCGGCGTTCACGGTGCAGGAAGTTGTTGACCTTACTATTAACTTTTATCGCCGCAATTATATAGAAGGGTTGTTTTTAAGCTCCGGCATTTTTAAGAATGCTGATTATACCATGGAGCGTTTAGTGCGGGTGGCTAAAAAGCTTCGTCATGAGCATAATTTTAATGGTTATATCCACCTCAAATCAATTCCAGGAGCGAGCGACGAGTTGATGCGTGAGGCGGGTTTATATGCCGATAGGCTCAGCGTAAACCTGGAAATGCCGACAGAAGCCGGGCTTAAGCTATTGGCTCCCGATAAAAATCATCAGGATATGATAGATCCGATGAATTTTCTGAAAAATGAAATTATACAGCGCACGGAAGAAAAAAAGCTGTTTAAAAAGGCCCCAATGTTTGCTCCCGCGGGCCAGAGTACCCAGGTAATAATAGGTGCCACACCCGAGAACGACCAGCAGATACTCCAATCGGCCAATTATTTTTACAAGAATTTTAATTTAAAACGGGTTTATTATTCGGGTTACGTACCTGTATTAAAAGATAAGCGCCTACCTGCATTAAATACTTCTGTACCTATGGTTCGTGAGAACCGGCTTTATCAGGCTGATTGGCTCATGCGTTTTTATGGCTTTCACGTAAACGAAATCGTAGATAATGACCAGCCATTACTTGATTTAGATATTGATCCTAAATTGGGCTGGGCAATCCGCAATATGCAGGTTTTTCCTATTGATATTAATAAAGCCGACCTACAAATGATTTTGCGTGTGCCCGGGATAGGCTTACAGTCGGCACAGAAAATTGTAAGCGCCCGCAAATTTGCAAAATTGGGGTGGGAGCAGCTAAAAAGAATAGGCGTGGCCATCAACCGGGCAAGGTATTTTATAACCTGTAAAAACAAAGAGTTTGAGCGCCGGGACCTTACGGGGCAAAATATTAAACAGTTTATCCTGGCCGAATCGCAAAGCAAGTATATCAAAAATACTCAAACCCAACTTAATTTGTTTTGA
- a CDS encoding TIGR03915 family putative DNA repair protein, whose product MYTLVYDGTFEGLLTAIFEIYEHKLFHVKLIKGEWRAAALFEEVLQVITDENRANRVLKGLRKKLSSTGVQRLYIAHMAEMDNEESTLLGFIRYVFDNDQNVEEDYGNRYVMRISEIIKMVRREKHRMEAFVRFQKLKDETFYSAIEPDFNVLPLLIRHFKSRYADQKWIIYDIKRGYGLYYDLHDTQYISLDFSEVNKPDNVITAFSEDEGIYQHLWKNYFTNVNIVARKNTKLHLRHIPRRYWRHLTEKI is encoded by the coding sequence ATGTATACGCTGGTTTACGATGGAACATTTGAAGGCTTGCTTACTGCCATATTTGAAATTTACGAGCACAAGCTATTTCACGTAAAATTAATAAAAGGGGAGTGGCGTGCCGCGGCGTTATTTGAAGAGGTATTACAGGTTATTACAGATGAGAACCGCGCAAACCGTGTTTTAAAAGGACTGCGGAAAAAGCTTTCATCAACAGGTGTGCAGCGTTTGTACATTGCCCATATGGCCGAAATGGATAACGAGGAAAGTACATTGCTTGGTTTTATCCGTTATGTTTTTGATAATGATCAAAATGTGGAGGAAGATTATGGCAATCGCTACGTAATGCGGATATCCGAAATTATAAAAATGGTTCGGCGCGAAAAGCACCGCATGGAAGCCTTTGTGCGTTTTCAGAAATTAAAAGACGAAACCTTTTATTCGGCAATTGAGCCCGATTTTAATGTGCTGCCTTTGCTTATCAGGCATTTTAAAAGCAGGTATGCTGATCAAAAATGGATCATCTACGATATTAAACGCGGTTACGGGCTTTATTATGATTTGCATGATACGCAATATATCTCACTCGATTTTTCTGAAGTGAATAAACCTGATAATGTTATAACCGCCTTTAGCGAGGATGAAGGAATTTATCAGCACCTCTGGAAAAACTATTTTACCAACGTAAATATTGTAGCCCGGAAAAATACAAAGCTCCATTTAAGGCATATTCCCAGGCGATATTGGAGGCATTTAACCGAGAAAATTTAA
- a CDS encoding ISAon1 family transposase, translating into MDNNPISCHLLGRLYTVDGKQLQQQYKDFLSDFHSWDQKEHADEWMLFEQNIGPSLSIDETALSNGELYTIITNKEAKGGKKAIVAMLRGTQTEQIIKVIERIPLRKRNKVKEVTMDMAANMIKAIRRCFSNASRVIDRFHVQKLAYDAVQEARIKYRWEVLDAESNAIEQARQNKQSYQPEIFSNGDTLKQLLARSRYLLFKHESRWTISQKERAGLLFPRYPELLKAYKLAIGLGNIFTICKSKQIAFKRLALWYNHVEESGIDAFKTVARSVHQHYESILNFFDNRSTNASAESFNAKIKAFRATSRGVRDTTFFLFRLAKIYA; encoded by the coding sequence TTGGATAATAATCCGATTAGCTGTCATTTGTTAGGGCGGCTATATACAGTTGATGGCAAACAGCTACAGCAGCAATACAAAGACTTTCTGAGCGATTTTCATAGCTGGGATCAAAAAGAACATGCAGATGAATGGATGCTGTTTGAACAAAATATCGGGCCATCGCTAAGCATAGATGAAACAGCATTGAGCAATGGCGAGCTCTATACCATTATCACCAATAAAGAAGCTAAAGGTGGCAAGAAAGCAATTGTAGCTATGCTAAGGGGCACACAAACGGAGCAGATCATAAAAGTTATCGAACGCATACCGCTACGTAAAAGGAACAAGGTGAAAGAAGTGACGATGGATATGGCGGCAAACATGATCAAAGCCATCCGCAGGTGTTTTAGCAATGCCAGTCGTGTGATCGACAGATTCCATGTACAAAAGTTAGCCTATGATGCCGTGCAGGAAGCTCGTATAAAATATCGTTGGGAAGTGCTGGATGCAGAAAGCAATGCTATTGAACAAGCCAGGCAAAACAAGCAATCTTATCAGCCCGAAATATTCAGCAATGGCGATACGTTAAAACAATTGCTTGCCAGAAGCCGCTACCTGTTGTTTAAACATGAGTCCAGGTGGACCATCTCACAAAAAGAAAGAGCCGGTCTGCTTTTTCCAAGATACCCGGAACTGCTCAAAGCGTATAAACTGGCTATCGGGCTGGGCAATATATTCACCATCTGCAAAAGCAAGCAGATCGCCTTTAAAAGATTGGCGCTGTGGTATAATCATGTTGAGGAATCTGGGATTGACGCCTTTAAAACCGTGGCAAGGTCCGTTCATCAACATTATGAATCTATCCTGAACTTCTTTGACAATAGAAGCACAAATGCCTCTGCCGAATCTTTTAATGCCAAGATCAAAGCTTTCAGAGCGACTTCCAGAGGCGTTAGAGACACTACTTTCTTCTTATTCAGACTCGCTAAAATCTATGCTTGA
- a CDS encoding ISAon1 family transposase N-terminal region protein, whose product MSTAYETLVRLILPEGLLEYFELTDVRSSESGQLNIYLEEKNLAPAGYDKQQLESKGFLPETAIQDFPIRGHKVALCIKRRRWEVKASGEIITRDWNLVRKGARMTTEFGTFLKGIFG is encoded by the coding sequence TTGTCAACAGCATACGAAACACTTGTCCGCCTGATCTTGCCCGAGGGGCTTTTGGAATACTTTGAACTTACTGATGTCCGCTCCTCTGAAAGCGGCCAATTGAACATTTACCTTGAGGAAAAGAATCTTGCGCCCGCAGGCTATGACAAGCAACAACTGGAGTCAAAAGGTTTCTTACCGGAGACAGCTATCCAGGATTTTCCTATCCGGGGCCACAAAGTAGCTCTTTGCATTAAAAGACGCAGATGGGAAGTTAAAGCAAGTGGTGAGATCATCACAAGGGACTGGAACTTAGTTAGAAAAGGAGCGCGAATGACAACGGAATTCGGCACTTTTTTAAAAGGTATATTTGGATAA
- a CDS encoding anthrone oxygenase family protein — MKKLNMTTLILIITATATALIAGLFYGYTCSVNLGLGKLNDREYITAMNAINVAILNPLFFVSFMGTLVLLPVSTYLNYSAADNSRFILLLIATLLYAIGVFGVTMFGNVPLNDALAKVNVNTASAGDLAAHRLAFEGPWGLLHNVRTLANVVSLVLVIISCCCERR, encoded by the coding sequence CTGCGTTGATTGCCGGATTATTTTACGGTTATACCTGCTCCGTAAATTTAGGTTTAGGCAAACTAAACGATCGCGAATATATTACCGCGATGAATGCTATTAATGTGGCCATTTTGAACCCTCTATTTTTTGTAAGTTTTATGGGCACATTGGTATTACTGCCGGTAAGCACATATCTCAATTACAGCGCAGCAGATAACAGCCGCTTTATACTTTTACTTATTGCCACGTTATTGTATGCTATCGGCGTATTCGGGGTCACTATGTTTGGAAATGTACCTTTAAACGATGCTTTGGCAAAAGTAAACGTAAACACGGCATCTGCGGGAGATTTGGCTGCGCATCGGCTTGCGTTTGAAGGCCCATGGGGATTATTGCACAACGTAAGAACGTTAGCCAATGTAGTAAGCCTGGTATTGGTAATTATAAGCTGTTGCTGCGAAAGGAGGTGA